The following proteins come from a genomic window of Solea solea chromosome 3, fSolSol10.1, whole genome shotgun sequence:
- the LOC131457078 gene encoding sterile alpha motif domain-containing protein 3-like isoform X2, whose protein sequence is MPQPAQLRVIIADHDVRKVVLPSGIPETLDDLHSVIRDTFSIAKDFSLHYKDEDFDEFFTLLSTTDLKDKDTIKVVFLPNQEPPIILTLTDVTNMNNQPCEEPDVDDTASVSTDDTLILSSEDSPGHRSQRWPAQFSIPSFSGLTEIQIQSGNERFNKYMTLLTTKDLIPLLPDILGKLAEAIYEYTAYPSSLQISEVAEALTQKHPCLKEPGSFNGSYGWAQRLKYKMNNFRSKLRGLGCPEVEVNSLKRKQTHDQYPAKNLKKPKKAEVNYLPPHAQGETTASLEKERVELLSEMMKRDNSKVVAQKMAKTFSLRREEIVKEAPAISECMKRWPALFSEAQISEEFKRITTVNLQSTFLAKLDQCTPKLMALTQSKGGAAGLKIRNIKDMLLEDNTVERQREIAIRCLMVYLGEKEEDLFKQYWDVEELDADLAMQVMKIAIIGDGCATIVVEGTKILQGIDVARSCALLMGVIYALNLRYPKQLKFTFEAFQKLCLELDGQKASSKVMNLKYGIF, encoded by the exons ATGCCACAACCGGCTCAACTCCGAGTGATCATTGCAGATCATGATGTCCGTAAAGTTGTACTACCATCTGGAATCCCTGAGACATTGGATGACCTTCACTCAGTCATTCGTGATACATTTTCCATTGCCAAAGACTTCAGTCTTCACTACAAAGATGAGGATTTTGATGAGTTTTTCACCCTTTTATCTACAACTGACCTCAAGGATAAGGACACAATCAAGGTTGTGTTTCTCCCAAACCAGGAGCCTCCAATCATTTTAACCTTAACTGATGTGACCAACATGAATAATCAGCCTTGTGAGGAGCCCGATGTTGACGACACCGCATCCGTGTCAACCGATGACACACTAATTCTCTCATCTGAAGATAGTCCAGGCCACCGTTCCCAGCGCTGGCCCGCTCAGTTTTCAATTCCCAGCTTTTCTGGCTTAACAGAGATCCAAATTCAGTCAGGAAATGAGCGCTTCAATAAATATATGACTCTTCTCACTACCAAAGATTTAATTCCGCTACTCCCAGACATCCTTGGAAAACTAGCGGAGGCTATTTATGAGTACACTGCTTATCCATCTAGTCTGCAGATCAGTGAGGTTGCAGAGGCCCTCACTCAAAAGCATCCCTGCCTCAAAGAACCAGGCTCATTTAATGGGTCCTATGGATGGGCGCAGCGCCTAAAATATAAGATGAACAATTTCAGAAGCAAACTACGAGGTCTCGGCTGCCCTGAAGTTGAAGTGAACTCActcaagagaaaacaaacacatgaccaGTATCCGGCAAAGAATCTGAAAAAACCAAAGAAGGCGGAGGTGAACTACCTACCCCCTCATGCTCAAGGTGAAACTACTGCAAGtttggaaaaagagagagtggagcTCCTAAGTGAAATGATGAAAAGGGACAACTCCAAGGTGGTAGCTCAGAAAATGGCCAAGACGTTCAGCCTTCGTCGGGAGGAAATAGTGAAAGAGGCCCCTGCAATCAGTGAATGCATGAAGCGCTGGCCTGCGCTTTTTAGTGAAGCACAG ATAAGTGAAGAATTCAAGAGGATAACAACAGTTAACCTACAATCGACCTTTCTGGCCAAGCTTGACCAGTGCACCCCGAAATTGATGGCCTTGACCCAATCAAAAGGAGGAGCTGCAGGCCTGAAGATAAGGAACATTAAGGACATGCTTCTTGAG GACAACACAGTTGAAAGGCAGAGAGAAATTGCCATTCGCTGCCTCATGGTCTATCttggagagaaggaggaggacctTTTCAAACAGTACTGG GATGTAGAGGAGCTTGACGCAGACCTTGCGATGCAAGTGATGAAGATTGCCATCATCGGTGATGGGTGTGCAACCATCGTAGTCGAGGGAACCAAGATCCTGCAGGGGATTGATGTCGCCAGATCCTGTGCTTTGCTGATGGGAGTAATCTATGCTCTTAACCTAAGGTACCCCAAGCAGTTGAAATTTACCTTTGAGGCATTCCAGAAGCTATGCCTTGAGCTTGATGGACAAAAAGCCAGCTCTAAAGTAATGAATCTCAAGTATGGTATTTTTTAG
- the LOC131457078 gene encoding sterile alpha motif domain-containing protein 3-like isoform X1, whose product MFKARRVTTAETHQSVVVNGLQSLCRVPCKDKKLFIFSWYPGFKGFNLRRGQPLRTNEISPSPSPEFVYRCQMPQPAQLRVIIADHDVRKVVLPSGIPETLDDLHSVIRDTFSIAKDFSLHYKDEDFDEFFTLLSTTDLKDKDTIKVVFLPNQEPPIILTLTDVTNMNNQPCEEPDVDDTASVSTDDTLILSSEDSPGHRSQRWPAQFSIPSFSGLTEIQIQSGNERFNKYMTLLTTKDLIPLLPDILGKLAEAIYEYTAYPSSLQISEVAEALTQKHPCLKEPGSFNGSYGWAQRLKYKMNNFRSKLRGLGCPEVEVNSLKRKQTHDQYPAKNLKKPKKAEVNYLPPHAQGETTASLEKERVELLSEMMKRDNSKVVAQKMAKTFSLRREEIVKEAPAISECMKRWPALFSEAQISEEFKRITTVNLQSTFLAKLDQCTPKLMALTQSKGGAAGLKIRNIKDMLLEDNTVERQREIAIRCLMVYLGEKEEDLFKQYWDVEELDADLAMQVMKIAIIGDGCATIVVEGTKILQGIDVARSCALLMGVIYALNLRYPKQLKFTFEAFQKLCLELDGQKASSKVMNLKYGIF is encoded by the exons ATGTTCAAGGCGAGACGAGTGACCACAGCTGAAACTCATCAAAGCGTCGTGGTGAATG GTCTTCAGTCACTTTGCCGTGTGCCTTGCAAGGACAAAAaactcttcatcttctcctggTATCCTGGTTTCAAGGGGTTCAATTTGAGACGTGGTCAGCCTCTCAGGACAAACGAGATATCACCTTCTCCTTCCCCTGAG TTTGTGTACAGGTGCCAGATGCCACAACCGGCTCAACTCCGAGTGATCATTGCAGATCATGATGTCCGTAAAGTTGTACTACCATCTGGAATCCCTGAGACATTGGATGACCTTCACTCAGTCATTCGTGATACATTTTCCATTGCCAAAGACTTCAGTCTTCACTACAAAGATGAGGATTTTGATGAGTTTTTCACCCTTTTATCTACAACTGACCTCAAGGATAAGGACACAATCAAGGTTGTGTTTCTCCCAAACCAGGAGCCTCCAATCATTTTAACCTTAACTGATGTGACCAACATGAATAATCAGCCTTGTGAGGAGCCCGATGTTGACGACACCGCATCCGTGTCAACCGATGACACACTAATTCTCTCATCTGAAGATAGTCCAGGCCACCGTTCCCAGCGCTGGCCCGCTCAGTTTTCAATTCCCAGCTTTTCTGGCTTAACAGAGATCCAAATTCAGTCAGGAAATGAGCGCTTCAATAAATATATGACTCTTCTCACTACCAAAGATTTAATTCCGCTACTCCCAGACATCCTTGGAAAACTAGCGGAGGCTATTTATGAGTACACTGCTTATCCATCTAGTCTGCAGATCAGTGAGGTTGCAGAGGCCCTCACTCAAAAGCATCCCTGCCTCAAAGAACCAGGCTCATTTAATGGGTCCTATGGATGGGCGCAGCGCCTAAAATATAAGATGAACAATTTCAGAAGCAAACTACGAGGTCTCGGCTGCCCTGAAGTTGAAGTGAACTCActcaagagaaaacaaacacatgaccaGTATCCGGCAAAGAATCTGAAAAAACCAAAGAAGGCGGAGGTGAACTACCTACCCCCTCATGCTCAAGGTGAAACTACTGCAAGtttggaaaaagagagagtggagcTCCTAAGTGAAATGATGAAAAGGGACAACTCCAAGGTGGTAGCTCAGAAAATGGCCAAGACGTTCAGCCTTCGTCGGGAGGAAATAGTGAAAGAGGCCCCTGCAATCAGTGAATGCATGAAGCGCTGGCCTGCGCTTTTTAGTGAAGCACAG ATAAGTGAAGAATTCAAGAGGATAACAACAGTTAACCTACAATCGACCTTTCTGGCCAAGCTTGACCAGTGCACCCCGAAATTGATGGCCTTGACCCAATCAAAAGGAGGAGCTGCAGGCCTGAAGATAAGGAACATTAAGGACATGCTTCTTGAG GACAACACAGTTGAAAGGCAGAGAGAAATTGCCATTCGCTGCCTCATGGTCTATCttggagagaaggaggaggacctTTTCAAACAGTACTGG GATGTAGAGGAGCTTGACGCAGACCTTGCGATGCAAGTGATGAAGATTGCCATCATCGGTGATGGGTGTGCAACCATCGTAGTCGAGGGAACCAAGATCCTGCAGGGGATTGATGTCGCCAGATCCTGTGCTTTGCTGATGGGAGTAATCTATGCTCTTAACCTAAGGTACCCCAAGCAGTTGAAATTTACCTTTGAGGCATTCCAGAAGCTATGCCTTGAGCTTGATGGACAAAAAGCCAGCTCTAAAGTAATGAATCTCAAGTATGGTATTTTTTAG